A window of Streptomyces sp. SAI-127 contains these coding sequences:
- a CDS encoding alpha-L-fucosidase has translation MPMQPWFTDAKLGIFIHWGIYAVDGVQESWSFYDDIVPHDQYMSQLERFTGAKYDPREWADLFARAGAGYAVLTTRHHDGVALWDTEYGDLNLGKDYVGPYAEALRGKGLKVGFYYSHSDWNHPDYASTRKPGRPPEQEDNRYSEVAAEDEDLAAWERFIAYRDGQIRELASRYRPDLMWFDGEWDRSEEQWRIPELAALIRSYVPDVVFNARMLSEGDYATPEQGAPIEPPDGPWELCLTINDSWGYQHQDHNYKSLAQLIRYFTETIGGGGNLLLDVGPMEDGTIPEPQVERLEGLGEWIRKHSEAVYGTVRGLPAGHHYGPSTLSADGRTLYLVLFDAPRAEVGLRGLVTPVRKVTVLGTGAELGHRVVGGLHEAVGIVWIDPPAETDLDPYATVLKVELDGEAELYRGAGRF, from the coding sequence GTGCCGATGCAACCCTGGTTCACCGACGCCAAGTTGGGGATCTTCATCCACTGGGGCATCTACGCCGTGGACGGCGTCCAGGAGTCCTGGTCGTTCTACGACGACATCGTCCCGCACGATCAGTACATGTCCCAGCTGGAGCGTTTCACGGGGGCGAAGTACGACCCCCGTGAGTGGGCCGACCTGTTCGCCCGTGCCGGCGCCGGGTACGCCGTGCTGACGACCCGTCACCATGACGGTGTGGCCCTGTGGGACACGGAGTACGGCGACCTGAACCTCGGCAAGGACTACGTCGGCCCCTACGCCGAGGCCCTGCGCGGGAAGGGCCTCAAGGTCGGCTTCTACTACTCCCACTCCGACTGGAACCACCCCGACTACGCCTCCACGCGCAAGCCGGGCCGCCCGCCGGAGCAGGAGGACAACCGCTACTCCGAGGTCGCCGCCGAGGACGAGGACCTGGCGGCCTGGGAGCGCTTCATCGCCTACCGGGACGGCCAGATCCGGGAGCTCGCCTCCCGCTACCGGCCCGACCTGATGTGGTTCGACGGCGAGTGGGACCGCAGCGAGGAGCAGTGGCGCATCCCCGAACTCGCCGCGCTCATACGGTCGTACGTGCCGGACGTCGTCTTCAACGCGCGCATGCTCAGCGAGGGCGACTACGCCACCCCCGAACAGGGTGCTCCCATCGAACCGCCCGACGGTCCCTGGGAGTTGTGCCTGACGATCAACGACTCCTGGGGGTACCAGCACCAGGACCACAACTACAAGTCGCTCGCCCAGCTGATCCGCTACTTCACCGAGACCATCGGCGGGGGCGGCAATCTGCTGCTCGACGTCGGCCCGATGGAGGACGGCACCATCCCCGAGCCTCAGGTGGAGCGCCTGGAGGGTCTGGGGGAGTGGATCCGCAAGCACTCCGAGGCCGTGTACGGGACCGTGCGCGGACTGCCCGCCGGGCACCACTACGGGCCCAGCACGCTCTCGGCGGACGGCAGGACGCTCTATCTGGTGCTCTTCGACGCGCCGCGCGCGGAGGTCGGGCTGCGAGGGCTGGTCACCCCGGTCCGCAAGGTCACCGTCCTGGGTACCGGGGCCGAGCTCGGGCACCGGGTGGTCGGCGGACTCCACGAGGCCGTGGGCATCGTGTGGATCGACCCGCCCGCCGAGACGGACCTCGATCCGTACGCCACGGTGCTCAAGGTCGAACTGGACGGGGAAGCGGAGCTGTACCGAGGGGCCGGACGGTTCTGA
- a CDS encoding DeoR/GlpR family DNA-binding transcription regulator, which yields MLAERRHQLILRALRSGGPAAVTDLSEQLGVSPATIRRDLVKLEEDGLLTRVHGGARAEEGDQPFAEVAEVRVAEKDAIAARAAALIADGQSVLLDIGTTAYRLARQLHGRRLTVITSNLVVYEELADDEGIELVLLGGMVRREYRSLVGFLTEDNLRQLHADWLFLGTSGVRPGGHVMDTTVVEVPVKRAMIKASDKTVLLADTAKFPGTGMAKVCGPEELDVVVTNAPVDAATRSSLEEAGVEVVLAGKVQA from the coding sequence GTGCTGGCTGAACGACGACACCAACTCATCCTGCGGGCCCTGCGCTCAGGCGGTCCCGCGGCCGTGACGGATCTCTCCGAGCAACTCGGTGTGAGCCCCGCCACCATCCGGCGTGACCTGGTCAAGCTGGAGGAGGACGGGCTGCTCACCCGGGTCCACGGCGGCGCGCGCGCCGAGGAGGGCGACCAGCCCTTCGCCGAGGTCGCCGAGGTCCGGGTGGCGGAGAAGGACGCCATAGCCGCCCGGGCGGCCGCGCTGATCGCCGACGGCCAGTCCGTGCTGCTCGACATCGGCACCACCGCCTACCGCCTGGCCCGGCAGCTGCACGGCCGCCGGCTCACCGTGATCACCAGCAACCTGGTCGTCTACGAGGAGCTCGCCGACGACGAGGGCATCGAGCTGGTACTGCTCGGCGGCATGGTCCGCCGCGAGTACCGCTCCCTGGTCGGTTTCCTCACCGAGGACAACCTCCGCCAGCTGCACGCCGACTGGCTCTTCCTCGGCACCAGTGGAGTGCGCCCCGGTGGGCACGTGATGGACACGACGGTCGTCGAGGTGCCGGTCAAACGGGCCATGATCAAGGCGAGCGACAAGACCGTCCTGCTCGCCGACACGGCCAAGTTCCCGGGCACGGGCATGGCGAAGGTCTGCGGTCCGGAGGAGCTGGACGTGGTGGTGACGAACGCGCCGGTCGACGCGGCGACCCGCTCCTCCCTGGAGGAGGCGGGCGTCGAGGTGGTCCTGGCAGGAAAGGTGCAAGCTTGA
- a CDS encoding substrate-binding domain-containing protein: MRLSRRGLLRAGLGGTAATALGGLATGCAVPTGSTGRNMVLWYWSGGLSDTVVKNARARYGSSVSLDAIQIGGQYRSKLITTITGRAHIPDIAGLKGEDMAAYLPNADQFIDLRTLGAEKYKSQYLSWKWDQGIADDGTMVGFPIDCGPVGHFYQYEIFRKAGLPYEPDDVSKELNTWENYFAAGEQLKKRIPGTMLLTDVNSVFENVVQQGSKRYVDKDRHFIGDQEHVRDAWALAVEAKRRGIVSDLVSGTPDQLSAKQDGKLPSELGASWAAFDIKNGVPKAKGRYRVAQMPVRPANNGGSFLAITKACREPERAFEIITWILNASNQAQGYVDAGLFPSTPASYGLKQMREPDPYFGGQVTTDIFGPAAQKIVVAYNSPFDVALGQPIKDEIKNVGVLGKDPKKAWSDAMSKCRRIAKHLGVSY, encoded by the coding sequence GTGCGGCTCTCACGAAGAGGCCTGCTGCGCGCGGGCCTGGGCGGTACAGCCGCCACGGCACTCGGCGGCCTGGCCACCGGCTGCGCCGTTCCGACCGGTTCGACCGGCCGGAACATGGTCCTGTGGTACTGGAGCGGCGGTCTGAGCGACACCGTCGTGAAGAACGCCAGGGCCCGCTACGGCAGTTCCGTGAGCCTGGACGCCATCCAGATCGGCGGCCAGTACCGCTCCAAGCTCATCACCACCATCACGGGCCGGGCCCACATCCCCGACATCGCGGGGCTCAAGGGCGAGGACATGGCCGCCTACCTGCCGAACGCGGACCAGTTCATCGACCTGCGGACCCTGGGCGCGGAGAAGTACAAGAGCCAGTACCTGTCCTGGAAGTGGGACCAGGGCATCGCCGACGACGGCACGATGGTCGGCTTCCCGATCGACTGCGGACCGGTCGGGCACTTCTACCAGTACGAGATCTTCCGCAAGGCGGGGCTGCCGTACGAACCGGACGACGTCTCCAAGGAGCTGAACACCTGGGAGAACTACTTCGCCGCGGGTGAGCAGCTCAAGAAGCGGATCCCGGGGACCATGCTCCTCACCGACGTCAACTCCGTGTTCGAGAACGTCGTACAGCAGGGCTCCAAGCGGTACGTCGACAAGGACCGCCACTTCATCGGCGACCAGGAGCACGTGCGCGACGCCTGGGCGCTCGCCGTGGAGGCCAAGCGCCGCGGGATCGTCTCCGACCTCGTGAGCGGCACCCCGGACCAGCTGTCGGCCAAGCAGGACGGCAAGCTGCCCAGTGAACTGGGCGCCTCCTGGGCGGCCTTCGACATCAAGAACGGTGTGCCGAAGGCCAAGGGCAGGTACCGGGTCGCCCAGATGCCGGTGCGGCCCGCCAACAACGGCGGATCGTTCCTGGCGATCACCAAGGCGTGCCGGGAGCCCGAGCGGGCCTTCGAGATCATCACCTGGATCCTCAACGCGTCCAACCAGGCGCAGGGTTACGTCGACGCGGGCCTCTTCCCCTCCACGCCCGCCTCGTACGGCCTGAAGCAGATGCGGGAGCCCGACCCGTACTTCGGCGGCCAGGTCACGACCGACATCTTCGGGCCGGCCGCGCAGAAGATCGTGGTCGCCTACAACAGTCCGTTCGACGTCGCGCTCGGGCAGCCCATCAAGGACGAGATCAAGAACGTCGGCGTCCTCGGCAAGGACCCCAAGAAGGCCTGGAGTGACGCCATGAGCAAGTGCCGTCGCATAGCGAAGCACCTGGGGGTGAGCTACTGA
- a CDS encoding glycoside hydrolase family 38 C-terminal domain-containing protein, producing MHDERRRIEERVQRAHDQRIKPAVYAATVPFEVEAWQAPGEPVSFEEAAAARYTPFAMDTLWGPPWGTTWFRMRGRVPAEWAGRRVEAVIDLGFVGDWPGNQAEALVHLADGRPLKAVNPLNQYVPIANPANGGEEIDYLVEAASNPDILKDNFSKITPMGDKLTAGSAPLYTFQRADLAVLDEEVFHLDLDLQVLRELMVHLAEHEPRRHEILHALDRAMDALDLDDVSGSAAAVREVLAPVLAKPAHASAHTVSGVGHAHIDSAWLWPIRETKRKTSRTFSNVTALADEYDDFIFACSQAQQYEWVRDNYPHVWARIQESVKKGQWAPVGGMWVEADGNLPGGEAIARQLIHGKRFFIEHFGVETKGVWLPDSFGYTAAYPQLAKLAGNDWFLTQKISWNQTNKFPHHTFWWEGIDGTRIFTHFPPVDTYNARFSGEEMDRAVRNYNEKGGGTRSLAPFGWGDGGGGPTREIMERARRLADLEGSPKVVVEHPDEFFAKAREEYPDAPVWVGELYLELHRATYTSQARTKQGNRRSEHRLREAELWATTAALHAPGYSYPYEKLDRLWKTVLLHQFHDILPGSSIAWVHREAEAEYARVAEELEVLTAEAVAALGAGGTRVFNTSPFDRAEVVRTGDQALAYVEVPANGSAPVADAEPEQPVGVSGRVLDNGLVRVEVAEDGTLSSVLDLRAGREVLGDKGNLLRLHTDLPNYWDAWDIDKHYNNRYTDLLEPTSVEVVSEDPLVGAIRVTRSFGKGSTITQTITLRAGSPRIDFETEIDWHEAEKILKAAFPVDVRAAHSSAEIQFGHIQRPTHTNTSWEAARFEVSGHRWVHVGEPGYGVAVLNDSTYGHDVSRTVREDGGTTTTVRLSLVRAPRIPDPEADQGTHRFTYSLLPGASIEDTVAEGYSLNLPLRVADAAGAPEPVVSVDGEGVTVEAVKLADDGSGDVVVRLYESGGGRARGVLRTGFPLAGAQVTDLLERPLEDETAEVTDGGVAVSLRPFQVLTLRLRRG from the coding sequence ATGCACGACGAACGCCGCCGCATCGAGGAGCGCGTCCAGCGCGCCCACGACCAGCGCATCAAGCCCGCGGTCTACGCGGCCACCGTCCCCTTCGAGGTCGAGGCCTGGCAGGCGCCGGGCGAGCCGGTCTCCTTCGAGGAGGCCGCGGCCGCCCGCTACACGCCCTTCGCGATGGACACCCTTTGGGGCCCGCCCTGGGGCACCACCTGGTTCCGGATGCGCGGCCGGGTCCCCGCCGAGTGGGCCGGACGGCGCGTCGAGGCGGTCATCGACCTCGGCTTCGTCGGCGACTGGCCCGGCAACCAGGCCGAGGCCCTGGTCCACCTCGCCGACGGCCGCCCCCTGAAGGCCGTCAACCCGCTCAACCAGTACGTCCCCATCGCCAACCCGGCGAACGGCGGCGAGGAGATCGACTACCTGGTCGAGGCCGCATCCAACCCGGACATCCTCAAGGACAACTTCTCGAAGATCACGCCGATGGGCGACAAGCTCACGGCCGGCTCCGCGCCCCTCTACACCTTCCAGCGCGCCGACCTCGCCGTCCTCGACGAGGAGGTCTTCCACCTCGACCTGGACCTCCAGGTGCTGCGCGAGCTCATGGTCCACCTCGCCGAGCACGAGCCCCGCCGCCACGAGATCCTGCACGCCCTGGACCGGGCCATGGACGCCCTCGACCTGGACGACGTCTCCGGCAGCGCGGCGGCGGTCCGCGAGGTCCTCGCGCCCGTGCTGGCCAAGCCGGCCCACGCCAGCGCGCACACGGTCTCCGGGGTCGGCCACGCCCACATCGACTCCGCCTGGCTCTGGCCCATCCGCGAGACCAAGCGCAAGACGTCCCGCACCTTCTCCAACGTCACCGCGCTGGCCGACGAGTACGACGACTTCATCTTCGCCTGCTCCCAGGCGCAGCAGTACGAATGGGTCCGCGACAACTACCCGCACGTCTGGGCCCGCATCCAGGAGTCCGTGAAGAAGGGCCAGTGGGCCCCGGTCGGCGGCATGTGGGTCGAGGCCGACGGCAACCTGCCCGGCGGCGAGGCCATCGCCCGCCAGCTCATCCACGGCAAGCGGTTCTTCATCGAGCACTTCGGCGTCGAGACCAAGGGCGTCTGGCTGCCGGACTCCTTCGGCTACACCGCCGCCTACCCGCAGCTCGCCAAGCTGGCCGGCAACGACTGGTTCCTCACCCAGAAGATCTCCTGGAACCAGACCAACAAGTTCCCCCACCACACCTTCTGGTGGGAGGGCATCGACGGCACCCGGATCTTCACCCACTTCCCGCCGGTCGACACCTACAACGCCCGCTTCAGCGGCGAGGAGATGGACCGCGCGGTCCGCAACTACAACGAGAAGGGCGGCGGAACGCGCTCCCTGGCCCCCTTCGGCTGGGGCGACGGCGGCGGCGGCCCCACCCGCGAGATCATGGAGCGGGCCCGGCGCCTCGCCGACCTGGAGGGCTCGCCCAAGGTCGTCGTCGAGCACCCCGACGAGTTCTTCGCCAAGGCCCGCGAGGAGTACCCCGACGCCCCGGTCTGGGTCGGCGAGCTCTACCTCGAGCTGCACCGCGCCACCTACACCTCGCAGGCCCGCACCAAGCAGGGCAACCGGCGCTCCGAGCACCGGCTGCGCGAGGCCGAGCTGTGGGCGACGACGGCCGCGCTGCACGCGCCGGGCTACTCGTACCCGTACGAGAAGCTCGACCGCCTGTGGAAGACGGTCCTGCTCCACCAGTTCCACGACATCCTGCCGGGCTCCTCGATCGCCTGGGTGCACCGCGAGGCGGAGGCCGAATACGCCCGTGTGGCCGAGGAGTTGGAGGTGCTGACCGCCGAGGCGGTGGCCGCGCTCGGCGCCGGTGGCACCCGGGTCTTCAACACCAGCCCGTTCGACCGTGCCGAGGTGGTGCGTACGGGCGATCAGGCCCTGGCGTACGTCGAGGTGCCCGCGAACGGCAGCGCACCGGTGGCCGACGCCGAGCCCGAGCAGCCGGTCGGTGTCTCCGGTCGTGTCCTCGACAACGGTCTGGTGCGGGTGGAGGTGGCGGAGGACGGCACGCTGTCGTCCGTCCTCGATCTGCGGGCCGGCCGGGAGGTGCTGGGCGACAAGGGCAACCTGCTCCGCCTGCACACCGACCTCCCGAACTACTGGGACGCCTGGGACATCGACAAGCACTACAACAACCGGTACACCGATCTCCTGGAGCCCACGTCGGTCGAGGTCGTCTCGGAGGACCCGCTAGTGGGCGCGATCCGCGTGACGCGGTCCTTCGGCAAGGGCTCGACGATCACCCAGACCATCACCCTGCGCGCCGGCAGCCCCCGGATCGACTTCGAGACCGAGATCGACTGGCACGAGGCCGAGAAGATCCTCAAGGCCGCCTTCCCGGTGGACGTCCGGGCCGCGCACTCCTCCGCGGAGATCCAGTTCGGCCACATCCAGCGGCCCACGCACACCAACACCAGCTGGGAGGCGGCCCGCTTCGAGGTCTCCGGCCACCGCTGGGTGCACGTCGGCGAACCGGGCTACGGCGTCGCCGTGCTGAACGACTCCACCTACGGGCACGACGTCTCCCGTACGGTCCGCGAGGACGGCGGTACGACGACCACGGTCCGGCTCAGCCTGGTCCGCGCCCCGCGCATCCCGGACCCGGAGGCCGACCAGGGCACGCACCGCTTCACCTACTCACTGCTGCCCGGCGCGAGCATCGAGGACACCGTCGCCGAGGGCTACTCCCTCAACCTCCCGCTCCGGGTGGCGGACGCGGCCGGTGCCCCCGAGCCGGTCGTCTCGGTCGACGGCGAGGGCGTGACCGTCGAGGCGGTCAAGCTCGCCGACGACGGATCCGGTGACGTGGTGGTCCGGCTGTACGAGTCGGGCGGCGGTCGCGCCCGGGGCGTGCTGCGCACCGGCTTCCCGCTCGCCGGCGCCCAGGTCACCGACCTGCTGGAGCGCCCGCTGGAGGACGAGACGGCCGAGGTCACCGACGGCGGCGTGGCGGTCTCGCTGCGGCCGTTCCAGGTGCTGACGCTCCGCCTGCGGAGGGGGTGA
- a CDS encoding 6-phospho-beta-glucosidase, translating to MKLTILGGGGFRVPLVYGALLTDRAEGRVTEVVLHDLDAGRLSAVGRVLAEQAAAVPGAPAVTTTTDLDEALRGADFIFSAIRVGGLEGRADDERVALAEGVLGQETVGAGGIAYGLRTVPVAVDIARRVARLAPDAWVINFTNPAGLVTEAMSRHLGDRVIGICDSPVGLGRRIARVLGANPNEAWIDYVGLNHLGWVRGLKIAGRDELPRLLADPDLLGSFEEGKLFGVDWLQSLGAIPNEYLHYYYFNREAVRAYQHAEKTRGAFLADQQARFYDEVGAPGAKALDVWDRTRAEREATYMSENRETAGAGERDADDLSGGYEKVALALMRAIARDERTTLILNVRNQGTLSVLDHDAVIEVPCLVDANGAHPVSVAPLPDHATGLVCSVKAVEREVLAAARSASRATAVKAFALHPLVDSVNVARKLVEGYTSVHPGLAYLK from the coding sequence GTGAAACTGACGATTCTTGGCGGCGGCGGCTTCCGGGTCCCGCTCGTGTACGGCGCGCTGCTGACGGACCGCGCCGAGGGCCGGGTGACCGAGGTCGTCCTGCACGACCTGGACGCCGGCCGGCTCTCCGCGGTCGGCCGGGTCCTCGCCGAACAGGCGGCGGCCGTCCCCGGCGCCCCCGCGGTGACCACCACGACCGACCTCGACGAGGCTCTGCGCGGCGCCGACTTCATCTTCTCGGCGATCCGCGTCGGCGGCCTGGAGGGTCGTGCCGACGACGAGCGGGTGGCCCTCGCGGAGGGCGTCCTCGGCCAGGAGACGGTCGGCGCGGGCGGCATCGCCTACGGCCTGCGCACGGTCCCGGTGGCCGTGGACATCGCCCGGCGCGTGGCCCGCCTCGCCCCCGACGCCTGGGTCATCAACTTCACCAACCCGGCGGGCCTGGTCACCGAGGCCATGTCCCGTCACCTCGGCGACCGTGTCATCGGCATCTGCGACTCCCCGGTCGGCCTCGGCCGCCGTATCGCGCGCGTGCTCGGCGCCAACCCCAACGAGGCCTGGATCGACTACGTCGGCCTCAACCACCTCGGCTGGGTCCGCGGTCTGAAGATCGCGGGCCGGGACGAGCTGCCCCGCCTGCTCGCCGACCCCGATCTGCTCGGTTCCTTCGAGGAGGGCAAGCTCTTCGGCGTCGACTGGCTCCAGTCCCTCGGCGCGATCCCCAACGAGTACCTGCACTACTACTACTTCAACCGCGAGGCCGTCCGCGCCTACCAGCACGCCGAGAAGACCCGCGGTGCCTTCCTCGCCGACCAGCAGGCGCGGTTCTACGACGAGGTCGGCGCCCCCGGCGCCAAGGCGCTGGACGTGTGGGACCGCACGCGTGCCGAGCGCGAGGCCACCTACATGTCCGAGAACCGGGAGACGGCCGGCGCCGGAGAACGCGACGCCGACGATCTCTCCGGGGGCTACGAGAAGGTCGCCCTCGCCCTGATGCGGGCCATCGCCCGCGACGAGCGCACCACCCTGATTCTCAATGTCCGCAACCAGGGCACGCTCTCCGTGCTCGACCACGACGCCGTCATCGAGGTGCCCTGCCTCGTCGACGCCAACGGTGCCCACCCGGTCTCCGTCGCACCGCTGCCCGACCACGCCACCGGACTGGTCTGCTCGGTCAAGGCGGTCGAGCGGGAGGTGCTGGCCGCCGCCCGGTCAGCCTCGCGCGCGACCGCGGTGAAGGCCTTCGCGCTGCACCCGCTGGTCGACTCCGTCAATGTCGCCCGCAAGCTGGTCGAGGGCTACACCTCGGTGCATCCCGGGCTCGCGTACCTTAAGTAG
- a CDS encoding carbohydrate kinase family protein has translation MDDDRPEVLLTGLLFYDLVLTGLGKPPTPGEEIWTSGMGCGPGGIANLAVAASRFGLRTSLATVFGDDFYGAYCQEILAGQEGVDLSLSRVADGWHTPVTVALAHGDDRALVTHGQEPPYSQDALMGDPPEARTALVHLESEPRAWLSKAAANGTHIYADVGWDPTQVWSTDLLDQLALCHAFLPNETEAMAYTRTDSAVAALGTLSELVPVAVVTRGGEGAVAVDQTTGEYADVPALAVDALDATGAGDVFGASFVAASLGGWPLEERLRFAVLAAGLSVRHHGGALAAPGWYGVSRWWRSLTDPDLKRAYGFLADRIPADVGPPVHYAPITPPAGPAAFAPVAPGAEHAPAARKTSSAEHAPISPDTPPSAHSPVPPPDTARQH, from the coding sequence GTGGACGACGACCGGCCCGAGGTGCTGCTGACCGGGCTGCTCTTCTACGACCTCGTCCTGACGGGTCTGGGAAAGCCGCCGACGCCGGGCGAGGAGATCTGGACGTCCGGCATGGGCTGCGGCCCCGGCGGCATCGCCAACCTGGCGGTCGCCGCGTCCCGCTTCGGCCTGCGCACCTCCCTGGCCACGGTCTTCGGCGACGACTTCTACGGCGCCTACTGCCAGGAGATCCTCGCCGGTCAGGAAGGTGTCGACCTCTCGCTCTCGCGGGTCGCGGACGGCTGGCACACCCCCGTCACCGTCGCGCTCGCCCACGGTGACGACCGGGCGCTGGTCACCCACGGCCAGGAACCGCCGTACTCCCAGGACGCGCTGATGGGCGACCCGCCCGAGGCGCGCACGGCCCTGGTGCATCTGGAGTCCGAGCCGCGCGCCTGGCTCTCCAAGGCCGCCGCGAACGGCACGCACATCTACGCGGACGTCGGCTGGGACCCCACCCAGGTGTGGTCCACCGACCTCCTCGACCAGCTGGCCCTGTGCCATGCCTTCCTCCCCAACGAGACCGAGGCGATGGCCTACACCCGCACCGACAGCGCGGTCGCGGCCCTCGGCACGCTCTCCGAGCTGGTGCCGGTGGCCGTGGTCACGCGGGGCGGGGAGGGCGCGGTCGCCGTCGACCAGACCACCGGCGAGTACGCGGACGTGCCGGCCCTGGCCGTCGACGCCCTCGACGCCACGGGCGCGGGTGACGTGTTCGGCGCGAGCTTCGTCGCGGCCTCGCTCGGCGGCTGGCCGCTGGAGGAACGGCTGCGGTTCGCCGTCCTCGCCGCGGGTCTTTCGGTACGGCATCACGGCGGGGCCCTGGCCGCCCCGGGCTGGTACGGCGTGAGCCGCTGGTGGCGCTCGCTGACTGACCCCGACCTGAAGCGGGCGTACGGATTTCTGGCCGACCGCATCCCGGCGGACGTGGGCCCACCGGTCCACTACGCGCCGATCACACCGCCGGCCGGGCCGGCAGCGTTCGCGCCGGTGGCTCCAGGGGCCGAGCACGCTCCGGCCGCCCGGAAGACCTCGTCGGCCGAGCACGCCCCGATCTCCCCGGACACCCCGCCGTCCGCGCACTCCCCCGTGCCCCCACCCGACACCGCACGGCAGCACTGA
- a CDS encoding sugar ABC transporter permease: MAVLEQTPPAVVQPSPTRPKKGLRKYWHLYAAISPFYLIFLGFGLFPVGFSLYLSFHRWDGLGSMEWAGLSQYQYLLSDGDFWNSIGNTLIIWALATFPMIFLAMVTAVMLNSAVRFKGLYRVAYFLPNVTSVVAIAIVFGSIFSTNSGVVNAVLHSVGIDQVAWLNTPWGIKVTIAALMTWQWTGYNAIIFLAGLQTVPGELYEAARMDGAGPIQTFFRITLPLLRPTLLFVLVVSTVTGLQSFSEPQVLLQTSSNDSTFAGGPGHSGQTMVLYFFQQTFDNNDFGYGAAVAWGIFLVVVLFSIINWRLVQRRGD; this comes from the coding sequence ATGGCCGTCCTCGAGCAGACTCCGCCCGCGGTGGTGCAGCCCTCGCCCACGCGGCCCAAGAAGGGCCTGCGCAAGTACTGGCACCTCTACGCCGCGATCTCCCCCTTCTATCTGATCTTCCTCGGCTTCGGCCTGTTCCCGGTCGGCTTCTCGCTCTACCTGTCCTTCCACCGCTGGGACGGCCTCGGCTCGATGGAGTGGGCCGGGCTCTCGCAGTACCAGTACCTGCTGAGCGACGGCGACTTCTGGAACTCGATCGGGAACACGCTCATTATCTGGGCGCTGGCCACCTTCCCCATGATCTTCCTGGCGATGGTCACGGCCGTGATGCTCAACTCCGCGGTCCGGTTCAAGGGCCTGTACCGCGTCGCGTACTTCCTGCCGAACGTCACCTCGGTCGTCGCCATCGCGATCGTCTTCGGCTCGATCTTCTCCACCAACAGCGGTGTGGTGAACGCCGTCCTGCACTCGGTGGGCATCGACCAGGTGGCCTGGCTGAACACGCCATGGGGCATCAAGGTCACCATCGCCGCCCTGATGACCTGGCAGTGGACCGGCTACAACGCCATCATCTTCCTCGCCGGCCTGCAGACCGTCCCGGGCGAGCTGTACGAGGCGGCGCGCATGGACGGCGCCGGTCCGATCCAGACCTTCTTCCGGATCACGCTCCCGCTGCTGCGGCCCACGCTGCTGTTCGTGCTCGTCGTCTCGACGGTCACGGGTCTGCAGAGCTTCTCCGAACCGCAGGTCCTGCTCCAGACCTCGTCCAACGACTCGACGTTCGCGGGCGGGCCCGGTCACTCGGGCCAGACGATGGTCCTCTACTTCTTCCAGCAGACCTTCGACAACAACGACTTCGGGTACGGCGCCGCGGTGGCGTGGGGCATCTTCCTCGTCGTCGTCCTGTTCTCGATCATCAACTGGCGCCTCGTGCAGCGCCGCGGCGACTAG
- a CDS encoding carbohydrate ABC transporter permease, with protein sequence MAAIKGSRRRGIALHLPLIIGTVLSAFPFYWAVIMSTHSSSEIFAYPPKLLPGTHFLENVRNLFDAIDFFGSMWNSLLVAVSVTFLVLLFDSLAAFVFAKFEFPGKNVLFGLLMVIFMVPAQLSVIPQFVIMARIGWIGSMTALIVPAAANAFGIFWMRQYMKSAIHDELLDAAKLDGAHFLRQYWHVALPVVRPGLAFLGIFTFMGQWNDFAWPLIALTNPGNVTLQVALSQLNGTHGTTDYGIVMTGALLALVPLLIVFAIGAKQIIGDLAKGAVRG encoded by the coding sequence ATGGCTGCCATCAAGGGATCCCGCCGCAGGGGGATCGCGCTGCACCTCCCGCTGATCATCGGCACCGTGCTCTCGGCCTTCCCGTTCTACTGGGCCGTGATCATGTCGACGCACAGCTCGTCGGAGATCTTCGCGTACCCGCCGAAACTGCTGCCGGGAACGCACTTCCTGGAGAACGTCCGCAACCTCTTCGACGCCATCGACTTCTTCGGGTCGATGTGGAACTCGCTGCTGGTCGCGGTGTCGGTGACCTTCCTCGTCCTGCTCTTCGACTCGCTCGCGGCCTTCGTCTTCGCCAAGTTCGAGTTCCCGGGCAAGAACGTGCTGTTCGGGCTGCTCATGGTCATCTTCATGGTGCCGGCGCAGCTGTCGGTCATCCCGCAGTTCGTGATCATGGCGAGGATCGGCTGGATCGGCTCGATGACCGCGCTGATCGTGCCGGCCGCGGCCAACGCCTTCGGTATCTTCTGGATGCGCCAGTACATGAAGTCCGCCATCCACGACGAACTGCTCGACGCCGCCAAGCTGGACGGCGCGCACTTCCTCCGCCAGTACTGGCACGTGGCGCTGCCGGTGGTCCGCCCCGGTCTCGCCTTCCTCGGCATCTTCACCTTCATGGGCCAGTGGAACGACTTCGCCTGGCCCCTGATCGCCCTCACCAACCCCGGCAACGTGACCCTCCAGGTCGCGCTGTCCCAGCTCAACGGCACCCACGGCACCACCGACTACGGGATCGTGATGACCGGCGCCCTGCTCGCCCTCGTCCCGCTGCTGATCGTGTTCGCCATCGGCGCCAAGCAGATCATCGGCGACCTCGCCAAGGGAGCCGTGCGCGGATGA